The sequence AAATACTTGATTGTTCAAACATTCTTATTACTCCATCAACTCATGGATTTAACATTCAAAAAAAAAGCAGTGATTCACATCCTGTTAATGTTACAATCGAAACGCAAACCATGAATATCGGCATTGAGTAGTAATATGCATACTTTTTTCATCAATTTTTTGAAATAGGTATGAATGTATGGAGAAATCAATATGAATATGACACACGAGCATTATCTTAACCGCATCACTCAGTACGACACAAACCTCTTTCGTATCCTTCCCAATGCTGAACTCTTCTTTACCACATGTCTTTCATTCATTCCACACCAGAAGATCTCTATTATGGAACTTGGTTCAGGAACCGGCTATTTCACCGCACTCATGCTGAGCCAATATCCTGAATACCAGATCACCTGTATCGATAAATCTCCGGAGATGCTGGAACTAGCAAAAAGAAAAGAAGAAATATCTCGGTGCACTTTCATCGAGGGTGACATCACTACAGGCCTGCCTGAAGGAACCTTTGACTGTATCATATCAACACTCACCCTTCATCACATCTCTGATAGTTCCAGAGAAAAACTCATTGATGAGATATATCAGAAACTAAACCCGGGCGGTGTTTTCATCTGC comes from Methanospirillum hungatei and encodes:
- a CDS encoding class I SAM-dependent methyltransferase, with the protein product MNMTHEHYLNRITQYDTNLFRILPNAELFFTTCLSFIPHQKISIMELGSGTGYFTALMLSQYPEYQITCIDKSPEMLELAKRKEEISRCTFIEGDITTGLPEGTFDCIISTLTLHHISDSSREKLIDEIYQKLNPGGVFICGDVMRPEEDWIESIYRSRWENHMRKTGMPENQIRETVSGREQAWPLLDTKHGFYRKMKAAGFARILSSFQYDMFGVFIGWK